Proteins from a single region of Argiope bruennichi chromosome 6, qqArgBrue1.1, whole genome shotgun sequence:
- the LOC129971866 gene encoding adult-specific rigid cuticular protein 15.7-like yields MIAKVAIFCAAFAAVQAGVLMKSHLVSTGVSTSSRQQDAYGSYAFGYDIKDGLGATNSRSEVGDAHGNMKGTYTLADIDGRARRVDYVADGHGFRAVVKTNEPGTAASAPAAALINSPYAEPVAPVVNHVAPAPAVVGHVAAPLAVAAPVAYGGVLEHGHAVGLGYGTGHGHGMIH; encoded by the exons ATGATCGCTAAG gtcgCCATTTTCTGCGCTGCTTTTGCAGCAGTCCAAGCCGGTGTCTTGATGAAATCTCACCTCGTCAGCACTGGAGTGAGCACTTCATCTAGACAACAGgat gCATATGGCAGCTATGCTTTCGGCTATGACATCAAGGACGGACTCGGTGCCACCAACTCCCGATCCGAAGTAGGCGATGCCCACGGAAACATGAAGGGAACCTACACCCTTGCCGACATCGACGGAAGGGCCAGACGAGTGGACTACGTCGCTGATGGACACGGATTCCGAGCCGTTGTCAAGACCAACGAACCCGGAACCGCTGCCAGCGCCCCAGCAGCTGCCCTGATCAACAGCCCATATGCCGAACCCGTCGCCCCAGTTGTCAACCATGTAGCCCCTGCACCTGCCGTTGTTGGACATGTTGCAGCTCCATTGGCTGTAGCTGCTCCTGTAGCTTATGGTGGTGTGTTGGAACACGGACATGCTGTTGGACTAGGATATGGAACTGGTCATGGGCATGGCATGATTcactaa